GATAATTTTCACAATTGGCTCAGGCTGGTCTCCAGAACTATGAAATAGAAGGTTAATTTACTTAACTCTCAAGCAAGAGTTAAGGTTTCCCCACAGCCAGATGCCAGTTCAAAATCTGTTAGGCCTAATCCAGTGTTCCTTGTACACTGGAACTCCTATGCATGTTAAGGTGAGTTTGGGGGTCCAAGAAATGCAATATGGGGCCCTTTGGGGTAACATGGAAGTTTCTTGCAATTATGCAGCACCATTCACCTGGAAGGCACTTAAACTATAAGAAGCacctccactgaaatgcagccatctctggggcaAAGAGTAGCAACCACATGGCATAGAGCCAGGGACGGAAACTGCATCCTTGCACAGCAAACTCCTTTTATGAAAACACAATGGGATCTTTAATGTCTACACAGAGCAGACACCACCTCAGTTTAGACCAGTAGGTCATCCTTGCCCCTTCCAGGTCAAAAGCTAGCTTTAGTTTTCTGGTCCCGGACACCCATAGTGTCCAGATGACTGGAGCAGTCCAAGCTGACAGCCCCACATACCAGTCATGTTTTCATCCAGTGGCAGGGACACTCCCACATCGCAGATTTTTATCGACTCAAAGTCACCTTTAATGACAACGTTAGAAGACTTGATGTCTCCGTGGAGCAGTTTCTTATCGTTATGCAGATACTGCAAGGCAGAAAAAGGAACAAATAGCATCCCACTCACAGATGAGAAGCAATAAACAGAGAAAGAGGCTATTTTAAAACAGGTTTGGGCAGTGAAGCATCAtcatattattatttaacattcatACTGCAGAGTCATCTTACGGTTTCAGTTGTGCTAGGTccaacagtccctgccccaaagaatctACTAATCTAGAAGACATGATATATCAGATGAATGAGACAAACAAGCAGACTTCAATGGAGCGATGCGGATTTACACGAGCGGAGAATCTAGCCCAACGTTTTTACATTGCTACTGTGACACTAACAACAATGCGAGAACTATCACTGAAAAGGCTGTTCCATGCAACCTTCCATTTTCATGGCTTAtaactaaggctacgttttagtcccgggtatttttagtaaaagtcacagacaggtcacgggctgtaaacaaaaattcacagcctgtgacctgtccgtgacttttactaaaaatatcagtgaataAAACTGCCCAGGGGCCCTGCAGGTGGTAGGGGAGAGCGATACggctgcttttttctttctttcttatgccTCTCTCTGTGTACCCCTCCAGTATCTTCAGGACCAAACCCCTCAGCCTTCCGGTCAGATTATCTGCCCATCCCACCTACCCACAACGTCTGCTGGTGCCAGAGCTCCTTTATTGGCTGCCAGCATGAGGCTGAGGGTGGACTCTAGCAGCTAGCAAGAAGGAAAAGTGGGTGATTCCCAAAGGAATGGAAAAGTGTGAGTAAGCCAGTGGGGGCCCGTATTAACAAAGTTGTATCACTTATTGGGTTACTTtcactgtaagctgtttggggcagggactatcgtTTAAttccgtgtttgtacagcacctcgcacaatgggaTTGTGGTCTCTTTGGTCTCAAGATCACGTTCCATGAAACCAGAGTGGCACCTTAACAAGGACTTGTGGCATCTGCAAACCACGCGCCGATACTAGTGCAGCATCCTTTGGATTCTCTCAGGTTGAGTTACTGGGAAAATAAAGTATCACCCCTGTATACAGCTCTGCCATGAAAAAGCTAATATCACTAGAAAACATACCTTCAACCCTCTTGCCATGTTCAAGGCAACTTTGAGAATTGTAGCAGGAGGAAAAGGGCCCTGATGTTTTGTATTTCTCTCTTCAATTAAGTCATTGAGAGATTTTTCTCCTCCGTATTCCATAGCAAGGCACATGCTTCCATCGTTGGCCTGAGTAAATGCACGGTATCCTTAAAACAATTAGAGATGTAATCTGTTTTTAGGGGACCAGAAGAGGCATTTTACGCGTAGCACAATTTGACAGCAGTCTCACTAATTCACAATGATATTTAGGCCACCCATCATTACGGAATTTTGTGAATAAGTAAACAAACAATATCAAAGTGTTCACAGTTACAGCTGTATAACTGTAATGACCACAACTTCTGTGACCACCTTTAGCCTGATCAGCGCTAGGGTTTCTCCCCAAAAATTCTAACTAGTTTTAACAACAGTTTCaacaaaaccaattttaaaaccatttGGAGCCATAATATAAGCCAGGTTTCAGGCAGCCTGGACCATTTGAAACTGGTTTAGGCCACCTGGAGCCTGCTCTACATTACAACTCCAACCcatttaaaattcaaattaaCTGACCTGGGAAAACCAGTTAAGAGTTTTTGGGAAAATTTTCACAGCACATACCGGCCTTCAGGTTTTTTCCATATAAAGCCACAGGCCAAGTTTTCCAGAaatgggtgcccaacttgagacattttaGGGAGAGGTgtctaattttcagaaagtgctgagtgcctCTGCACTGAAATCAGACTCATTTACAGTGTCTCAAACTGGACACCTAAAACTTGAGGCACGCAAAAATCATTAGCCCCTTTTGACAGTCTTGGCCATGGCATTTGACTATGTTCAATAGAATGGCGCATGGGGTTTTAAAATGGTTTCAGCATTTAATAAATGGTTTAGACTATTTTATTGTAAGTTAAAGGATAATTAGTTGACTTCACATAATTTCCCAGGATAAACTCCCTGATATTAACATATTATGTTATGACTTTGCAAATTTCTCCCCAACTAAAAAGATGACACTTGCGTTTTTGCATGATTTTTCCCATTGTATAACGGACAAATAATCATGTACGTGTTCTGTAGTACATTTTGCAAAAGCAATGAAATCTTTGCAATATGAAACCTCAATACAATGTTCTTGGCCATTGAATTCTTGTTGAGAAGGGAGAACACTCATCATTTGGGGGGATATAAATTGATAAAATTCTCCTGGAGCACTTATGGTATTTCTAGCAAAAATGAaaacatcttgatttttttttaaaatgtacagtaaaGAAAAAAGCTAAATCAACTGCTGATTTCAGTGACAAAGGTAATAATCCCAGGGATTAATGATATATTACGGTAGTAACCAAAACTTCACTGAATATACCATGGTTTCACAAACTATTACTAACACTGAAAGTCAAGAATTTTTATAGAAGCTGTTTTCAAGAGGTTCTAGACTTTCCATAACTCAGGAACTGGCTTATTTTGCATACATTaattcattttattattattaatgagcGCACAGCATCAAAGATCCAGTAAAGAGCTGGACTGAACAAGCTACCAGAATGCCTGTGTCTGCTTACAAAGTATTTAGAGCGCAATCTTTGGCTGTAACCACTTTTTGTACTTGATGCTGTGCTCATTTCTGTTTGTCTGCTTTTTGAAATGTCAAGTTTGGCATTTTATTCAGTGTGTTAATGACACCACCCCAGATATCAATAAAAGATTTCTAGCACCCTACACTGGACACATTCTAATATGTTGTCACTATTCCCTCAGGTCCTGAACCTATAAATACTGGCACATACTTAATTTTGTGCATGTGAGAAGTCTAATTGTAGTCATTGCGAAAAATCATataagtgtagggctggaagggatgttgacaggtcacctagtccagtcccttgtgctgaggcaggaccaagtatacccaTATAGTAAAGTTAAACTtgtgtaagtgtttgtaggatctggGCACTGAAGGGAGTCTACAGGATGCCAGCAGGCAATCTGAAGCTTTGCAAGGCTGCTCTGGGATAAGCCTAGCATGCCTGCGAATAAGATCTCTGGTTCATTCCTCTCCTGTGGGGACAGAAAGAGAGCGACTCTACAATGCTTTGATAACCCACATGCTAGAAGTGGGATATTGAGGTATTTCTGAATTCTCCTTCATGGCAGCACCAGTACGCTGGCCAGAATTAGATCTTTTAAGGTTACGCTTAATGTTACACAGAGAGTTACATGACCTGTTAAGCCAAATCGATAGATTTGGAACTCTATACACGGCCAAGGTAATACCTGATGGAGGAAGAAACTAGTTGCAGTGTGACCATGCCAGCTGGTGGATAGAGAGGAATGAAGGGAGAGTTGGAGGGGCCAGTACATTTGTACTCTCTATGGAATGTAGGGGTCAGGGGATATGCACATGCACCCTCTGCTGCTCAAACAAGGTCCAGGGCCATTTGTGCCCTCCCCCCCGGCTCTGGGAAGGCAACATCAGGAAGGAGACACCTGCCTTACTAAGCCTCAGAGATGGCTCCAATAGTTACATTTACAAATTAAGCATCTTAAGTTGTGTCTGAAACTTACCTACAATGTTTGGGTGCTGAAGGTTTTTCAGAATCTTGGCTTCTTCATTCAGCCTCTGTTGATATATATTTTGCTGCTTATTGTCacattttggattaattttcttCACAGCCCATGGGGAACGAGACAAGCCTTTAGGAGATCTGTATGGAAAAAATTCGCTCTGTTAGAAAATGAAGCATTGTCCCATCCATATTTGACATCAGTGATGAAAGATCTATCACAGGCATCTATTCAGTGTTGGCCAAGAGTAACATTCACATAATGATGGATGTACAATTAATTTGTGGAATTAAACAGTAAACCTAAAACTATGAAATTAATTTTGCCAACTTAATAATAAATCATACACTGCACAGCACAGAGTTCGAATTTCTACTACAGTCATATATTATAGTCAACCTCAGAGGAACTCCAGCAGTGTGGGGTAATCCCAGCAAAGTCTCCAAGAATTAATGAGCCATGAAGACTGAGCTAGTAGTGATGACTCCAGTTTAGGTTTAAGGCATACTGATAAGGGCGTATGGGGCATCTTGTGTACACAAGCTGTGGATAGATTTCAGTTTCCAAGACAGGCAAGCCAGCATCTTTCATCAGCACAGAAGTCTCTTTAAAAAATCTATCCTAGTAGTATATGATCTAAAGTCCCAGGTAATGGCCACCCTATCCTGTTTATGTTCTTACACTTACCTTTTCATAAGGTAAACATTTACTCCAGTTCCATAACCAAGCTTCTGCATGAAAGGAGAGGCTGGAATTACTACAGAAGCTGAAGGTCCGCATGGCCCATTGTCTAAAAACACAAAccaagaaaaaaatcattccatttctttagcaccttccatctgaagatctcaaagctcttgctACAAGCATTTTTGACTACAACTGTACTTGGAGCTTTGTATGGAAGAGAGGTAGATGagatttagtttttttttaaaaaaagcgcTTAACAAACCTCCTCTTCTTTGATTAGACTTCAGGAAACCATCCAAATATGTATGCGTCATACCATCCTTGGTGTACATCTCAATGGAAATCTTTAACAAAACTTCACGTGGAGTTTTATTTTCCCAGTAATTTAAAGTCTGATCTcaaaacaaacttatttttctCTCACTTTCAAATCCACATTGTAATGGTTATGTTTATAAATAGTCATTCTAACAGGACATGATCAGCACTATCTTGTTTATTAGGCAACTAAAACCACACCACCACTAGCTTTGTATTGTGAAACACTGGACCCAGGCATAATCTGACTAAAAAAACTTCAGTATTGATTATACTTCAGTGGAAGCGTTTTAGGGGATAAAATTAACCCTATTCTACAATAGTTAACCAGAGGCCATATTTGAATACAACTTACCAGATTTCTTCCTATTAATTATTTTGTTAGGAGTCTTGAAGGCAGTTGCTGTTTCCATTGTGGATAATTGTCCTGAGCTTTATGACACAAGAGAGTTGCAATTTACATTAGATCTGCCTGCAATGTATTTCTCCAGTGCAGAAcatcatctatctatctcctACCAGACCTTTAAGCACAGTCTATAATTCATACTAATTAGCACATTCTATAAATATGTGCTGTAGATTTTGTCCTGAACTTAAGGGAAACCTGAACCGACACTGCAACCCAGGTCAGAGCTTTCTAGCTGCCCGAAcaagttgtttgcagtgttgttttagCCATGCGGccccgggatattagagagacaaggtgggggaggtaatagctTTCAtcagaccagcttctgttggtgagaaagacaagcttgaGAGTGCACATAGACAGAGCTCTCCCAGGCTCAGGTGGATCAGACGGgacacaggactcctgggtcccctccCCCGCTCGAGTggatgggaggagtggggggaaagcacacaggactcctgggtcccctccccagctcagggggatgcggggggggggggggagcacaggactcctgggtcccctccccggctccgggatgcgggtggggggggaagcacaggactcctgggtcccctccccggctcagggggatgcggggggggggggagcacaggactcctgggtcccctccccagctcaggtGGATGCGGGGGGCcacacaggactcctgggtcccctccccggctcagggggatgcggggggccacacaggactcctgggtcccctccccggctcagggggatgcggggggccacacaggactcctgggtcccctccccggctcagggggatgcgggggggggggagcacaggactcctgggtcccctccccggctccgggatgcgggtggggggggaagcacaggactcctgggtcccctccccggctccgggggatgcgggtgggggggggaagcacaggactcctgggtcccctccccggctccgggatgcgggtggggggggaagcacaggactcctgggtcccctccccggctccgggatgcgggtggggggggaagcacaggactcctgggtcccctcccccaggggggAGGGGCGAATCCCGGCCCGTTACCTGCCGCGGCTCCGTTCACTGCTCAACCGCTGCCATTTGAATCCGCGCGCGCTgatcccagagcccccccccccccagcggctACGGCGGCCGCGCGGCCCAAACAGGGTCGGCCGGGAGCGTGCAACAGGAGGGGCGGGGCGCGGAGCGCGAGGGGGCGGGCCCATTGGGGTGGGCGGAGCCACgggacaggggggaggggggcgtgtgTCAGCCGCCACGGGGCTCCTGCAAGGGGCGGGGACCCATCGCTcccccgggggggggctggggggagcaggggcccaatcccgggggggctggggggagcaggggcccaatcccggggggggctggggggagcaggggcccaatcccgggggggctggggggagcaggggcccaatcccccgggggtgggggggctggggggagcaggggcccaatcccccgggggtgggggggctgggagagcaggggcccaatgccgggggggctggggggagcaggggcccaatcccggggggggctgggagagcaggggtcCAATccccgggggggctgggagagcaggggtccaatccccgggggggggggggctgggagagcaggggtcCATCCTTCCCTTTGCGGGGAAGCAGGGGGCCCATCcccaggtggggagcaggggccaACCCCCTGGTGGCgcttggggggagcaggggacaaccccctcctccctgggctgcGACCTTTTTCTCCTTGGATGGCCCTCGGTTTATGGGTGGTGTTTATGGCGGGCTATCCCCTGATCTGAGTGACGCCTCCCTGTTgggcacagccctggctggggccaggggtgcgATCCCCGCTGCCTGCGTGTGCGGTGTCTGACATGGGTGCCGGCAGCAACTGCTGGAGTTCAGGCTGCAGAGCAGTTTCCGCGAGGCCTCTTGTTCTCGCTTGGTCTCACCTTCCCCAGCCACTTCCTTGCGGGGGGATGAGAGGCGGCCGGTTTTGTCACAGCCCAGAAGGGACTTTTGGAGCTAGAGCGGCAGAGCGGTTTTTAAGCGATACGCCAAGACCACGGGGAACTCACCCTCTGGAGCAGCTGCTTCAGATTCCTCTTGGATTGCAAAAAGGCAGATTTTCTGGCAATTCCTCTGCTGGATGCCAGTGAGGTAGTGTAACCTAGTGGATAGGGAACGGGGCTGGCACCCATGAGAGCTCAGATCAGTTTCCAGCTCTGCAACTGGCTGtggggtgacctggggcaagtctcttccttcctcctgcctcagtttccccattgttaaattgggataatgatactgacctcgtttgtaaagcactttggtatCTATGGAAGAAAAGATGCTATATGACAGCTAGGGATTATTATTTATCCTGTTTTAGCTCCCAGCTGAAGCCTGCTCAGTGGAGAAATTCTCTCTGCCCGCCTCTTGCTCCCCATCACAAGGGAGAGCTTTAGCTGCATTGAGTGTGCTCCAGCTAGACACTCAGCCTGCTCCTGGAGGAGAAAATATTGTCCAGCCAGGCATCTTTTAACTGGACACTGGGAATAAGATTGTAGATCCCTGTCTCCACCCCTTGAATGCTCAAGGCCACAAATTGAATTATGTTTACCAATTATCCCAAGGTGAACaaaaggtcactgccaatctgagctgggggaaaattccttcctgactccacgTACGGGGATCAGCTCGACCCCTGGGCCTGTGCGCAAGAGCCAGACAGCTGAGCCCCTGAGCGAGAGGATGCTCCGTGCCACCTCacagccctggcccaccccagcCAATGTCCCGTCCCCCAGCCAGGGAcatccctgatgcttcaaaggaaggagattaaaaatgCCTTCCAATACACACTGTGGGGAGAAATATCCCTTCTTGATCCCTGCCAGTGGGCAGCTGAAACCTTAAGCCATGCGCTTTAGGAACGTAAGACGTAAACCGGACATGAATGTTAGTTATGTTAATATAGCATTCAGGCCTGTGTATCTGCCTGAGATAGACATTTCAGGGTTTGTTTGCCCGTTTGACTTACGATATTCTTATATCTGTAGTAAtatcattcagaccctgcttacatgtgTGAAGAAAGAACAAAGACACCGTCTGTTGCTTCTGCCCAaccagatgggtttgttagtataatgaGAAAAGATAAGGAATACAGCTAAAGCATTACTGGCTTTTGGTGGGAATTTAATATGCGACTGCCTTGGctcctatctcaaggcaaggtcaagcaacaaGTCGGGAGGGGCAAGGGGAGATGAGAGGAGGCATAAGAAACGCTAAATAGCCAAAGAAAGGGTGACCCTGGGCGaaacacaacctcactccttaccccccTCATGGGGTACACAAGAGGTGGTACTGAAGCCCCCAGACTCACGAccctccaaaatggaacatgaccctaAATTGTAAGGGGTGTTGCCAGGGGCGTGCACTGCAGGTATAGTTAGGCCTACTAAGAAAGAGGAGGGGAAACAGGGACAGGAAAAAGCTCTACCGGTGTGCAGAGCTGtggatattgtgacaaagttcctgctctaccttggtgggtcttgcacttattggcggatttactcgccttggagcttcacagcagccctcagcttggccgtttttctgaattcacagtccaggtcgactcctcctgtgtctgaccaggagttgggaggtttggggggaacccgggcccgccctctactccgggttccagcccagggccctgtggcatgcagctgtctagagtgcctcctggaacagctgggcaacagatacaattccctgggctacttccccatggcctcctcccaaccccttctttatcctcaccacaggaccttcctcctggtgcctgataatgcttgtactcctcagtcctccaacagtccgcgttctcactctcagctccttgcgcctttgctcccagctcctcacacgcacaccacaaactgaagtgagctcctttttaaacccaggtgccctgattagcctgccttctattactcttctatagccatctggcccgaccctgtcacaatatgctTGATTAAtccaataaacatcgcattgcctgcactttggactctggttttctgctttctgtctctGTGACAAGGACCAAGGGAAGGGCGAGGGGGAAGCCCTAACAGTGAACCTCATGGCTGTTGAGCCCTGACTGTCCCCCCATCACAAGCAGTCCCATCAGACATTTGCACTCAACatgtgtccagctctctcttaaaactgAGTTATTTGCCCCTCCACTCCTATTTGGAGACTGTGCCAGAACCTCAACCCTTCTGATGAGTAGAAACCCTCCTCTaaattccagcctgaatttgttcatggccagtttatttccatttattcttgtgccaCCAGTTTACCTAGCTCTTCACCCTCTGTGGTATTGACCCccccaatgtatttatagagaccagtcatcccctctcagccttccttTTGCCAGGCCAAACAAGCCAAGCTTTCCACTGTTTTCTCATAAGATAGGCTGGCCACTCcccgatcatcctagtagctcttctctgcagctgctgcagtttaaattaatctttcttaaccATGGGTGCTCAGGATTGTACAGTGTTCCAAATGAGTTCTTCTCAACACCTTGTGCAATGGCATTCGTATTTCTCTACTGGAAGTGCCTGGCTGaatgcctttttcacagccgcatCACCTTGGTGGTAcgtagtcatcctgtgatcgaagcacacacccaggtctctttcctcctcttttgCTTCCATGTGATgagtccccagcttgtagcacGAATTCTCTTTTTCTCACTTCCTATCTTCTGTTCTATGTAGGTTCTTAGACCATGCTTATCACTGGAGTATCAGTGCCCACCTGCTTTTCACCGACTGCCATCTGCATAAGGACAGtacacttcctcctcccccttatTGCCATGTGTTTCCTTCACCCGCTACTGCCTGCCTGAGTTAGGTCAAAATTAAGGGCTTCAGGATTTGGATCCCAATGAATAACAGTCAGTACTGTTGAGTATAATTTAATTTAGGGTGTGCCTCAGGTAGCCAAGGAATTCCTAGTATGCCACAGATTTCAGTAGCATCATGCCACAGAAATCAAGGGGCTTGGCTGTGGAGCTATTTGGGACTCTGGTTATTGTAGACAGTCCGCTGTCTTTTCCGTGACTGCATAGGCCAGGTCAGGATTTCGGGAGGTGCAAGGGGCACAATCTGTTGTTATTCAGTTTGGGAGCTggagagccagagagaaccaTGGGATTGGCCTGTACCCATTAGACTCCGTAAAGAATCCCCGTCATGTTTGTTACAACCAAGCCTTGATACTTCTTTGCCACAAGCAGCATTGCTAACCCCAAGTGTTCAGAAATCACGAGTCAggtcaaaaaatcatgagatagattttgggttcttttcatttgccttttaGTTTTTGAGCCTTCTAGTGCACGTGAATCACATAAGGACATACTGTGTCAGACCCAGGACCCATCTAGCTCCGTATCATCTTTTCCGATGATAGCCAATGCTGGATGCTTCAAAAGGGATGAACAAAACAGGgaagttatcaagtgatccatcccccgtcatccagtcccagttccTGGccgtcagaggtttagggatacccagagcagggggttgtgtccctgaccatcgtggctaatagccatggatggacctgtcctccaggaactgatctagttcttttttgaacctggttacgcttttggccttcacaacatcccctggcaaggagttccacaggttgactgtgtgttgtgtgaagaaatacttccttttgtttgttttcaaccatTCTCTGCAAA
The genomic region above belongs to Caretta caretta isolate rCarCar2 chromosome 3, rCarCar1.hap1, whole genome shotgun sequence and contains:
- the PBK gene encoding lymphokine-activated killer T-cell-originated protein kinase, yielding METATAFKTPNKIINRKKSDNGPCGPSASVVIPASPFMQKLGYGTGVNVYLMKRSPKGLSRSPWAVKKINPKCDNKQQNIYQQRLNEEAKILKNLQHPNIVGYRAFTQANDGSMCLAMEYGGEKSLNDLIEERNTKHQGPFPPATILKVALNMARGLKYLHNDKKLLHGDIKSSNVVIKGDFESIKICDVGVSLPLDENMTVSDPEALYIGTEPWKPKEALEDGGVITDKADIFAFGLTLWEMMTLSIPHLNLPDDDDDDDEETTFDEEDFDDEAYYAALGTRPPLNMEELDQSYQKVIEMFSICTCEDPKQRPAAAHIVAVLEEDMHHQ